In Helicobacter anatolicus, a single genomic region encodes these proteins:
- a CDS encoding D-alanine--D-alanine ligase, translating to MSFCLLFGGLSWEHEISIVSAITIKNTLKQEIKHFIFVDDNHQFYEVLEQEMQADFFANKKYKNKKPLQLDFKGFYIPTFFTKKYLTFDTLINLVHGGDGEDGVLASLLDFYNIPFIGPRIEASVLSYNKYYTKLFAQAKNVKTLPFEILTQKDSRKTSFNFPVIIKPAKLGSSIGIGIATDSKSFDFTLDQAFEYDDTVLIEPFYKGIKEYNLAGCKIKDSFCLSIIEEPKKEDLLNFEDKYLDFSRDKKTTQAFITPQLEQEMQENFKYIYENCFEGALIRCDFFVHNDTLYLNEINPIPGSMANYLFDDFKTILQNLAQNLPAKKPICIDYRYIKKIQKAK from the coding sequence ATGTCTTTTTGTCTTTTATTTGGTGGTCTAAGTTGGGAACATGAAATTAGCATTGTAAGTGCTATTACAATCAAAAATACATTAAAACAAGAGATCAAACATTTTATCTTTGTCGATGATAATCATCAATTTTATGAAGTGCTTGAACAGGAAATGCAAGCTGATTTTTTTGCCAACAAAAAATACAAGAATAAAAAGCCCTTGCAACTCGATTTTAAGGGTTTTTACATCCCTACTTTCTTTACAAAAAAATATCTAACATTTGATACACTCATTAATCTTGTTCACGGTGGAGATGGGGAAGATGGAGTATTAGCCAGTCTTTTAGATTTTTATAATATTCCTTTTATTGGTCCAAGGATTGAAGCAAGCGTGCTTAGCTATAATAAATATTATACAAAACTTTTTGCACAAGCAAAAAATGTCAAAACACTACCTTTTGAAATTCTTACTCAAAAAGATTCTAGAAAAACCTCCTTTAATTTTCCTGTAATTATCAAACCTGCAAAATTAGGTAGTTCTATTGGAATTGGAATTGCCACAGATTCTAAAAGCTTTGATTTTACACTAGATCAAGCCTTTGAATATGACGATACAGTGCTAATTGAACCTTTTTATAAGGGTATAAAAGAGTATAATCTAGCAGGATGTAAGATAAAAGATTCTTTTTGTTTATCCATTATTGAAGAACCAAAAAAAGAAGATCTTTTAAATTTTGAAGACAAATATCTAGATTTTTCAAGAGACAAGAAAACAACTCAAGCTTTCATTACACCACAACTAGAACAAGAAATGCAAGAGAATTTTAAATACATTTATGAAAATTGTTTTGAAGGAGCTTTAATTCGATGTGATTTTTTTGTCCACAATGACACACTCTATCTCAACGAAATCAACCCTATCCCTGGAAGCATGGCAAACTATCTTTTTGATGACTTTAAAACAATTCTCCAAAATTTAGCACAAAACCTCCCAGCAAAAAAACCTATTTGCATCGATTATCGCTATATAAAAAAGATTCAAAAAGCAAAATAA
- the rpmB gene encoding 50S ribosomal protein L28 has protein sequence MSKKCFLTGKGPMVGNHVSHANNKNKKRSLPNLRKVRIKLEDGTSMRIRVAASTLRTMKKRS, from the coding sequence ATGTCAAAGAAATGTTTTTTAACTGGTAAGGGGCCAATGGTAGGAAATCATGTAAGTCATGCAAATAATAAAAACAAAAAACGCTCATTACCAAATTTAAGAAAAGTGCGCATTAAGCTTGAAGATGGTACTTCCATGCGTATTAGGGTTGCGGCTTCTACATTGCGCACAATGAAGAAGCGTTCTTAA
- a CDS encoding TIGR02757 family protein: MENLREILELHYHKRNTTEDFSTPDPLVVLREYEKDEDFEYIALFCALFSYGNAEQIVRFLKKINFSLLREKEEVILQSHLPYYRFQTSSDVRGFLHTLQKIKIGAGLKNIALQAYKKQGILGVIDGIIGSLYENFEGNITKGIKHLFGKINPLQEKNPSAMKRYNLFLRWLVRRDNIDFGYWKEIDSKDLIIPLDTHIFKIATSLGLLERKTCDFKSAELITKALRYFDSTDPVKYDFALYRIGQEKIVI, translated from the coding sequence GTGGAAAATCTTAGAGAAATCTTAGAATTGCATTATCATAAGCGTAATACTACAGAAGATTTTAGCACCCCAGATCCATTGGTTGTTTTGAGGGAATATGAAAAAGATGAGGATTTTGAATATATTGCATTATTTTGTGCACTATTTTCTTATGGCAATGCAGAACAGATTGTACGTTTTTTAAAGAAGATTAACTTTTCATTATTAAGAGAAAAGGAAGAGGTAATTTTACAATCTCATTTACCTTATTATCGTTTTCAAACTTCTAGTGACGTGAGAGGATTTTTACACACTTTGCAAAAAATAAAAATAGGGGCTGGGCTTAAAAATATTGCATTGCAGGCGTATAAAAAACAGGGAATTTTGGGTGTAATTGATGGAATAATTGGGAGTTTGTATGAAAACTTTGAAGGCAATATAACAAAAGGAATCAAGCATTTGTTTGGAAAAATTAATCCTTTGCAAGAAAAAAATCCTTCCGCCATGAAGCGCTATAATCTTTTTTTACGCTGGCTTGTTCGAAGGGATAATATTGATTTTGGATATTGGAAGGAAATTGATTCAAAAGATTTGATTATTCCGTTAGATACGCATATTTTTAAAATTGCAACTAGTTTGGGGCTTTTGGAACGAAAAACTTGTGATTTTAAGTCTGCAGAATTAATTACAAAAGCATTGAGATATTTTGATTCTACTGATCCTGTAAAATATGATTTCGCACTTTATAGAATTGGGCAAGAAAAAATCGTAATTTAA
- a CDS encoding HIT family protein — protein sequence MENIYAPWRSQYFERSEESCVFCKISQNPQDDEKNAVFYRDSLCYGVMNRFPYTPAHLLFIPHIHKDSPEKFSEETWLHLHKVIHKATPMLYEYGAHGINFGINIKKAGGAGIPEHLHLHLLPRYNGDTNFITSIMDSRVYGVDFFKTYQKIKLLAQKYLYKEI from the coding sequence ATGGAGAATATCTACGCACCGTGGCGTTCTCAATATTTTGAGCGCAGTGAGGAAAGTTGTGTATTTTGTAAAATTTCACAAAATCCACAAGATGATGAAAAAAATGCTGTTTTTTATCGAGACTCTCTTTGTTATGGCGTAATGAATCGCTTCCCCTACACCCCTGCACACTTGCTATTTATTCCTCATATCCATAAAGATAGTCCAGAAAAATTTTCCGAAGAAACATGGCTTCATTTGCATAAAGTAATCCACAAAGCCACCCCAATGCTTTATGAATATGGAGCACATGGAATCAACTTTGGTATCAATATAAAAAAAGCAGGTGGTGCTGGAATTCCCGAACATTTACATTTACATTTATTACCACGATATAATGGAGATACAAATTTTATTACCAGCATTATGGATTCTAGAGTTTATGGGGTTGATTTTTTTAAAACTTATCAAAAAATCAAACTTTTAGCACAAAAATATTTATACAAGGAGATATAA
- a CDS encoding ankyrin repeat domain-containing protein gives MKKLHILILFFFSTFIFANQYDYLLFSNNVQEVKRGLQRGANVNTMLRGNTPLYDAARRNNMQAVYLLINYRANVNTICHGETALHKVVQYGNLRIADALLRAGAKVNARDQIRGNTALHYAVAKNDINMIRLLVKEGADLNVPNNIGDTPAKYILSKIQIPSVKVDNKHLVIASTAFSVSNGAVGVSASNLTESFITITSVALYINGNLITESSVNKTIAPRSSQGLVSLTIPRETYQNIRLSRNGNASIQYGFAIEYLIDNSRKTLYKVTKNNTRAW, from the coding sequence ATGAAGAAGTTACATATCCTTATATTATTTTTCTTTTCAACTTTCATTTTTGCCAATCAATATGATTATTTACTTTTTAGCAATAATGTTCAAGAAGTCAAAAGAGGCTTACAAAGAGGTGCAAATGTAAATACAATGCTAAGAGGAAATACACCCCTTTATGATGCTGCCAGAAGAAATAATATGCAAGCAGTGTATCTATTGATTAATTATCGTGCAAATGTAAATACGATTTGTCATGGTGAAACCGCACTCCATAAAGTTGTACAATATGGCAATTTGCGTATTGCGGATGCATTATTAAGAGCTGGTGCAAAAGTCAATGCTAGAGATCAAATTAGAGGCAACACAGCATTACATTATGCCGTTGCAAAAAACGATATTAATATGATACGCCTACTAGTAAAAGAAGGTGCAGATTTAAATGTCCCTAACAACATAGGTGACACACCTGCAAAATACATTCTCTCAAAAATTCAAATTCCCTCTGTAAAAGTAGACAATAAACACCTTGTAATTGCTAGCACTGCTTTTAGCGTCAGTAACGGCGCTGTAGGTGTAAGTGCTAGTAACCTTACAGAATCCTTTATTACCATAACTAGCGTTGCGCTTTATATCAATGGTAACCTTATTACCGAATCAAGTGTCAATAAAACAATTGCGCCACGTTCAAGTCAAGGTCTTGTAAGCCTTACGATCCCCAGAGAAACTTATCAAAACATTCGACTTTCAAGAAACGGAAATGCGAGCATACAATATGGATTTGCCATAGAATACCTCATCGACAATTCCAGAAAAACTCTTTATAAAGTTACAAAAAACAATACTAGAGCTTGGTGA
- a CDS encoding alpha/beta fold hydrolase: MAIRKIIYKQNDFTIAYDFINHQKEKNIVFLHGWGSNKELMSLAFRESFKDFNHYYIDLPGFGRSPNNQVLITKDYANIMRLFFTDLKLTPDLIIGHSFGGKIAALLDSEILLLSSAGILEKKSLITKIKIYCAKIFKFLHINSSFLRSKDANNLNIEMYETFKNVVDEDFEKIFSSFKYKATIFWGKSDKATSLESGKKISSLIKNSRFYPLDGDHFFFLKQGKIIDDLYKKGL; this comes from the coding sequence ATGGCAATTAGAAAAATTATCTATAAGCAAAATGATTTTACAATTGCTTATGACTTCATTAATCATCAAAAAGAAAAAAATATTGTTTTTTTGCATGGATGGGGAAGCAATAAAGAACTAATGTCTCTGGCATTTAGAGAAAGCTTCAAGGATTTTAACCACTATTATATTGATCTCCCAGGGTTTGGTAGGAGCCCTAATAATCAAGTACTGATCACCAAAGATTATGCAAATATCATGCGATTGTTTTTTACAGATCTCAAACTTACACCCGATTTAATCATAGGACATAGCTTTGGTGGAAAAATAGCTGCTTTATTAGATTCTGAAATTTTATTACTTAGTTCAGCAGGAATCTTGGAAAAAAAATCGCTAATCACAAAAATAAAAATCTATTGTGCAAAAATCTTTAAATTCCTCCATATAAACTCCTCTTTTTTACGCAGCAAGGATGCGAATAACCTAAATATCGAAATGTATGAAACCTTTAAAAATGTAGTTGATGAAGATTTTGAAAAAATATTTTCATCTTTTAAATATAAAGCGACAATTTTTTGGGGCAAGAGTGATAAAGCCACGAGCTTAGAATCTGGAAAAAAAATCTCAAGTCTTATTAAAAATAGTCGATTCTATCCACTAGATGGTGATCATTTTTTCTTCCTCAAGCAAGGAAAAATTATTGATGATCTCTACAAAAAAGGATTATAA
- the rseP gene encoding RIP metalloprotease RseP, translated as MFIILAFLILSFLVFFHELGHYIAARICGVRVETFSIGFGKKIICKTYRGTDYALSLIPLGGYVKLKGQGDLNPLEKDEAKDSYSTKKPLIKIVILFAGPLFNFILAFAIYLSIALYGGIEGVLPIVGEVKKDMPAFVAGLKEGDQIININQKKIRSWNEVHALISSEARVDMEIMRQGKKLSFSIPAQIQKRENVFGEMVDIYVIGIVARGDVGIIYQGLLDSIYYAFMEFYKSSKMILMGIQKMLIGVVSLKEIGGPIMIVDSIANFAQKDLTILFLWVALISVNLGILNLLPIPALDGGQILFNLYEILTGRMIHEQGARYLTLLGWVILFSLMLLGVFNDLRRIFGA; from the coding sequence ATGTTTATTATTCTCGCATTTTTAATTCTCTCATTTTTAGTGTTTTTTCACGAACTTGGTCATTATATTGCGGCAAGAATTTGTGGTGTTAGAGTGGAAACTTTTAGTATTGGATTTGGAAAGAAAATTATTTGTAAAACTTATAGAGGGACTGATTATGCCTTATCTTTAATTCCTCTTGGAGGATATGTAAAACTTAAGGGGCAGGGCGATTTGAATCCACTAGAAAAAGATGAAGCAAAAGATAGCTATAGCACTAAAAAACCTCTTATAAAAATTGTGATTTTATTTGCTGGACCATTGTTTAATTTTATTTTAGCTTTTGCAATTTATTTAAGTATTGCATTATATGGAGGTATAGAGGGGGTTTTACCAATTGTTGGTGAGGTAAAAAAAGATATGCCTGCTTTTGTGGCTGGATTAAAAGAGGGGGATCAGATTATAAATATTAATCAAAAAAAGATTCGTAGCTGGAATGAAGTACATGCATTAATTAGCAGCGAAGCACGGGTGGATATGGAGATAATGCGTCAAGGAAAAAAACTAAGCTTTAGCATTCCTGCGCAAATACAAAAAAGAGAGAATGTGTTTGGTGAGATGGTGGATATATATGTGATAGGTATCGTTGCTAGGGGAGATGTAGGGATAATTTATCAAGGTCTTTTGGATTCTATTTATTATGCTTTTATGGAGTTTTATAAATCTTCTAAAATGATTTTGATGGGTATTCAAAAAATGTTGATTGGTGTTGTGTCTTTGAAAGAGATTGGTGGACCAATTATGATTGTAGATAGCATTGCAAATTTTGCACAAAAAGATTTGACAATTTTATTTTTATGGGTAGCACTAATTTCAGTTAATCTAGGAATTTTGAATTTATTACCCATTCCCGCGCTTGATGGAGGACAGATTCTTTTTAATCTTTATGAAATATTGACTGGTAGGATGATACATGAGCAAGGGGCTAGATATTTAACTTTATTGGGATGGGTGATTTTATTTAGTTTAATGCTACTTGGCGTATTTAATGATTTAAGAAGGATTTTTGGTGCTTAA
- the pgsA gene encoding CDP-diacylglycerol--glycerol-3-phosphate 3-phosphatidyltransferase: protein MKNIPNILTISRILISVLVIFVLLNGEELGISNPNFIAFWLFIFASITDFFDGYLARKFNLTSIFGAVFDPLADKMLILAAFIGLLCVHKASPWAVFLIFSREFFITGLRVVVASNNQSVSAGILGKIKTILQIIAICFLLLDWYGQNVILWGATLITLYSGLDYAIRYYKNIK from the coding sequence ATGAAAAATATCCCCAATATTCTTACAATATCCAGAATTCTTATCTCTGTTTTAGTAATTTTTGTATTACTTAATGGAGAGGAGTTGGGAATTAGTAATCCAAATTTTATAGCATTCTGGTTGTTTATTTTTGCATCTATTACCGATTTTTTTGATGGGTATTTAGCCAGAAAATTTAATTTAACTTCAATTTTTGGGGCAGTTTTTGATCCCTTGGCTGATAAAATGCTTATACTTGCAGCATTTATTGGACTACTTTGTGTGCATAAAGCAAGCCCTTGGGCAGTATTTTTGATATTTAGTCGAGAATTTTTTATTACAGGTTTGCGCGTTGTTGTGGCAAGTAATAATCAAAGTGTGAGTGCTGGTATTTTAGGAAAAATCAAAACCATTCTACAAATTATTGCAATTTGCTTTTTATTGTTAGATTGGTATGGGCAGAATGTTATTCTTTGGGGTGCTACTTTGATTACTCTTTATTCAGGTTTGGATTATGCAATACGCTATTATAAAAATATAAAGTAA
- a CDS encoding UDP-N-acetylmuramoyl-tripeptide--D-alanyl-D-alanine ligase: protein MDLDKKLIFTNRIKTFFAILCIFLTLQQLISIFVIQNNNNIFFLFSLFFSFICSFYFEKILFNRYKKLAQNKLNTIKNLKIIAITASYGKTSIKNFLSEMLKTKYKIYATPRSVNTIKGIVSDINNNLDLQTEIYIAEAGARQRGDIAEISHLLQQQYTIIGEIGEQHLEYFKNIENITQTKFELLESKNIKKSFIFQKNTLPANLSKEQKDLITLYPNKITNIAATLDGTSFDLEIDGVFHAFKTNILGRFNVDNLSVAILLAHHLGIPIPVLQQTLQHLQPVAHRLEKNIANGKIILDDSFNGNLKGMLESIRLASLYDGRKVIITPGIVESTDQANIELAKAIDANFDMAIITGELNSQILSQYIRKPKKVILKDKTQLTNFLKVLTYKGDLILFANDAPNFI from the coding sequence ATGGATCTAGACAAAAAACTTATTTTTACCAATAGAATAAAAACTTTTTTTGCAATTTTATGTATATTTCTCACATTGCAACAACTTATTTCAATTTTTGTAATCCAAAATAACAATAATATCTTTTTTCTTTTTTCTTTATTTTTTAGTTTCATATGTTCTTTTTATTTTGAAAAAATCCTTTTTAACCGTTATAAAAAACTTGCACAGAACAAACTTAATACAATTAAAAATCTAAAAATAATTGCCATAACAGCAAGTTATGGCAAAACAAGTATCAAAAATTTCCTCTCTGAGATGCTAAAAACAAAATATAAAATCTATGCCACCCCAAGAAGCGTAAATACTATAAAAGGTATTGTGAGCGATATTAACAATAATCTTGATTTGCAAACAGAAATCTATATTGCTGAAGCAGGTGCAAGACAAAGAGGAGATATTGCAGAAATCTCTCATTTATTACAGCAGCAATATACAATTATTGGAGAAATTGGCGAGCAACATTTAGAATACTTTAAAAATATCGAAAACATCACACAAACAAAATTCGAGCTTTTAGAAAGTAAAAATATAAAAAAATCTTTTATTTTTCAAAAAAATACCCTACCTGCCAACCTCTCAAAAGAGCAAAAAGATTTGATAACTCTCTATCCTAATAAAATTACAAATATCGCTGCAACACTAGATGGCACTTCCTTTGATTTGGAAATTGATGGTGTATTTCACGCTTTTAAAACAAATATTTTAGGGCGTTTTAATGTAGATAATTTAAGCGTGGCTATTTTACTTGCACATCACCTTGGGATTCCAATTCCTGTTCTACAACAAACACTACAACACCTACAACCCGTTGCACATCGCTTAGAAAAAAATATTGCAAATGGTAAGATTATTCTTGATGATAGTTTTAATGGTAATCTCAAAGGAATGCTAGAATCCATCCGTTTAGCAAGCCTTTATGATGGCAGAAAAGTTATTATCACCCCAGGAATTGTAGAGAGCACAGATCAAGCAAATATTGAACTTGCAAAAGCTATTGATGCAAATTTTGATATGGCAATTATCACAGGAGAGTTAAATTCTCAAATCCTCTCTCAATATATCAGAAAACCCAAAAAAGTCATCCTAAAAGACAAAACACAATTAACAAATTTTTTAAAAGTTCTCACATATAAAGGGGATTTGATTTTATTTGCTAATGATGCACCAAATTTTATCTAA
- the xseA gene encoding exodeoxyribonuclease VII large subunit, with amino-acid sequence MLKPLSVKELNTQIQSLIETTFIEVCVEGEVSNLTKHNSGHFYFSIKDETSAIRCVLFKGNALKVKFDIQNSQKIVVRGSISVYVPRGEYQIICKTIEPVGQGALHLAFEQLKNKFYTLGYFDSSYKKSLPLFPKKIALITSGTGAALQDMLFVARKRWGLVKIVHFDTLVQGEGAKDSIVSQIQRADSYYGGQDAFDVIIVGRGGGSLEDLWAFNEEVVARAIFEAKTPIVSAVGHEVDYVISDFVADLRAPTPSAAIEMVLPDKVSWLLRLDELGEELHAKLPRHFKNLGEKLREYGYFFENYNIEKKFKYNFEILVQLFEGLDSKIRSCIAQKNISILMEQIDLVMQNFLARKKYELERVGGELAARIEGVKKGYAQILLQGKIADLEMLQKGESIELVNEKGMVLAKVEQGFTKL; translated from the coding sequence GTGCTTAAACCTCTTAGTGTCAAAGAATTAAATACTCAAATACAATCATTAATAGAGACTACTTTTATTGAGGTTTGTGTGGAGGGTGAGGTTAGTAATCTTACAAAGCATAATAGTGGACACTTCTATTTTAGTATTAAAGATGAGACTTCAGCAATTAGGTGTGTACTTTTTAAGGGGAATGCGCTTAAGGTAAAATTTGATATTCAAAACTCACAAAAAATTGTTGTACGAGGTAGTATTAGTGTGTATGTTCCGCGTGGAGAATATCAAATTATTTGCAAGACAATTGAGCCTGTAGGGCAAGGAGCGTTGCATTTAGCTTTTGAGCAACTAAAAAATAAATTTTATACTTTAGGGTATTTTGATTCTTCTTATAAAAAGTCTCTCCCGTTATTTCCTAAAAAAATTGCTTTAATTACTTCTGGCACGGGTGCTGCACTACAAGATATGCTTTTTGTTGCAAGAAAAAGATGGGGATTGGTAAAAATTGTGCATTTTGATACCTTGGTGCAAGGAGAGGGAGCAAAAGATAGTATTGTTAGTCAGATTCAAAGGGCAGATAGTTATTATGGAGGTCAAGATGCTTTTGATGTGATTATTGTAGGTCGTGGTGGTGGAAGTTTGGAGGATTTGTGGGCATTTAATGAAGAGGTTGTTGCTAGAGCTATTTTTGAAGCAAAAACCCCTATAGTCTCTGCTGTTGGTCATGAAGTTGATTATGTAATTAGTGATTTTGTGGCTGACTTGAGGGCACCTACTCCTTCTGCAGCTATAGAAATGGTTTTGCCAGATAAAGTGAGTTGGCTTTTGAGACTTGATGAATTGGGTGAGGAGTTGCATGCTAAATTGCCGAGGCATTTTAAGAATTTGGGGGAAAAATTAAGAGAGTATGGATATTTTTTTGAAAATTATAATATTGAAAAAAAGTTTAAATATAATTTTGAAATACTTGTTCAATTGTTTGAAGGATTGGATTCTAAGATAAGATCTTGTATTGCACAAAAAAATATTTCTATTTTGATGGAGCAAATTGATTTGGTTATGCAAAATTTTTTAGCACGTAAAAAGTATGAATTAGAGAGAGTGGGAGGGGAGTTGGCTGCAAGAATAGAAGGTGTTAAAAAAGGCTATGCTCAAATTTTATTACAAGGAAAAATCGCTGATTTGGAGATGTTGCAAAAAGGTGAAAGTATTGAATTGGTAAATGAAAAAGGGATGGTTTTGGCAAAAGTAGAGCAGGGATTCACCAAGCTCTAG
- a CDS encoding acylphosphatase has protein sequence MTLHIIISGIVQKVGYRKFAKKKADELGITGSVKNLKDFNVEIFANGDAEFLEAFISLLKIGPERARVDQVHTQAIPQKQFHDFTILKD, from the coding sequence ATGACTTTGCATATCATTATTTCTGGGATTGTTCAAAAAGTTGGATACAGAAAATTTGCTAAAAAAAAAGCTGATGAATTAGGCATCACTGGTAGCGTAAAAAATCTCAAGGACTTTAATGTAGAAATTTTTGCTAATGGTGATGCAGAATTTTTAGAAGCCTTTATCTCTTTACTAAAAATAGGGCCTGAGCGTGCAAGGGTTGATCAAGTACATACCCAAGCGATTCCACAAAAGCAATTTCATGATTTTACAATTTTAAAGGATTAG
- a CDS encoding citrate synthase, translating into MGSITLINNETGDKFDFDLIDCTRGPKAVDFSKLFETTGIFSYDPGYSSTAGCKSTISFIDGKKGELLYKGVAIQELVDKYKFTDVCKFLISDSLPQNNTDSLEFDLELRHRSFLHEKLKRMFDVFPDRAHPMATLSALVSVLATLYVDHKEIVNEEGYQTMARRIIAKIPTMVAYCYRNSVGAPFIEPDVSKSYVENFLYMLRGYPHGRMKYSRDGEQEISTLEVEALDKILTLHADHGQNASTTTVRNVASTGVHPYAAISSGISALWGPAHGGANEKVLRQLSEIGDVKNVDKFIEKAKDKNDPFRLMGFGHRVYKSYDPRAKTLKKIKDELDKKGIKMDAHLSEIAQKVEEVALKDDYFKERGLYPNVDFYSGIILTALKIPVELFTPIFVMGRMPGWCAQLIEHNKNPHARITRPRQVYLGK; encoded by the coding sequence ATGGGTTCTATTACATTGATTAATAATGAAACAGGGGATAAGTTTGATTTTGATCTTATTGATTGCACTAGAGGTCCAAAGGCTGTTGATTTTTCTAAACTTTTTGAAACAACAGGAATTTTTTCTTATGATCCAGGATATAGCTCTACTGCGGGATGTAAATCGACAATTAGTTTTATTGACGGCAAGAAAGGCGAATTGCTTTATAAGGGTGTAGCAATACAAGAATTGGTGGATAAGTATAAATTTACTGATGTGTGTAAATTTTTAATTAGCGATTCTTTACCTCAAAATAATACAGATTCTTTGGAGTTTGATTTAGAGTTACGTCATCGTAGTTTTTTGCATGAAAAATTAAAAAGAATGTTTGATGTTTTTCCAGATAGAGCACATCCTATGGCAACTCTTTCGGCATTAGTTTCTGTACTGGCAACACTTTATGTAGATCATAAAGAAATTGTAAATGAAGAAGGTTATCAGACGATGGCACGTAGAATCATTGCAAAGATTCCAACGATGGTTGCATATTGCTATCGAAATTCCGTTGGAGCACCATTTATAGAGCCAGATGTTAGCAAAAGCTATGTGGAAAATTTTCTTTATATGTTGCGTGGATATCCACATGGAAGGATGAAATATAGTAGGGATGGTGAGCAAGAAATTAGCACACTTGAGGTTGAGGCACTTGATAAGATTTTGACATTACACGCAGATCATGGGCAAAATGCTTCTACGACTACTGTGCGAAATGTCGCCTCTACAGGGGTGCATCCCTATGCTGCAATTTCTTCAGGGATTTCTGCTTTATGGGGTCCTGCACATGGTGGCGCAAATGAAAAGGTATTACGACAGCTGAGCGAAATTGGCGATGTTAAAAATGTGGATAAATTTATTGAAAAAGCTAAGGATAAAAATGATCCTTTTAGACTTATGGGGTTTGGTCATCGTGTGTATAAAAGCTATGATCCAAGGGCAAAAACTTTGAAAAAAATCAAAGATGAATTGGATAAAAAAGGAATCAAGATGGATGCCCATCTTAGTGAAATTGCACAAAAAGTAGAAGAAGTAGCATTGAAAGATGATTATTTTAAAGAAAGAGGGTTATACCCAAATGTAGATTTTTATTCTGGCATTATTTTGACTGCTTTAAAAATCCCAGTGGAATTATTTACACCAATTTTTGTTATGGGGAGAATGCCTGGATGGTGTGCACAACTTATTGAGCATAACAAAAATCCTCATGCTAGAATTACACGACCAAGACAAGTATATCTTGGAAAATAA